A stretch of Rubinisphaera margarita DNA encodes these proteins:
- the rpsJ gene encoding 30S ribosomal protein S10: MSAGSQEKIRIRMEAYDHSVLDQSASDIVDTAKRTGAIVHGPIPLPTRIERYTVLRSPHIDKKSREQFEIRTHKRVIDIVQPTGKTIDALNKLSLPAGVDIRIKATA; the protein is encoded by the coding sequence GTGTCCGCAGGGTCACAAGAAAAAATTCGCATTCGGATGGAGGCTTACGACCATTCAGTGCTGGATCAGTCGGCGTCAGATATCGTCGATACCGCCAAGCGAACCGGGGCGATCGTCCATGGGCCGATTCCTCTGCCAACGCGAATTGAGCGGTACACGGTTCTTCGTAGTCCGCATATTGATAAGAAGTCCCGTGAGCAGTTCGAGATTCGAACTCACAAGCGGGTGATTGATATCGTGCAGCCGACAGGTAAGACGATTGATGCTTTGAATAAGCTGTCGTTGCCGGCTGGTGTTGATATCAGGATTAAGGCGACCGCGTAA
- the rplC gene encoding 50S ribosomal protein L3 has protein sequence MPVGLLGRKIGMTQVYEEGGIVVPVTVLELGPCPVMQVRTAERDGYEAVQLGFADKPRRLASRSERGHVAEISSKRRRARTEAGVELVEKAGCEPQRFVREFRTDGEEHGLDVGSVLTVNHLAEIAHVDVIGTSKGRGTAGVMKRHNFSGQRASHGVKKVHRHAGSIGQSADPSRVLKGTRMAGQYGNAQITVRNLKVVKVIEEENLILVGGAVPGPSGGYVLVRPTNKKD, from the coding sequence ATGCCGGTAGGTCTGCTCGGGCGAAAAATTGGAATGACCCAGGTTTACGAGGAAGGCGGGATTGTTGTTCCCGTGACTGTCCTCGAGTTGGGTCCGTGTCCCGTCATGCAGGTTCGGACGGCCGAACGGGATGGCTACGAAGCTGTTCAGCTCGGTTTTGCTGATAAGCCGCGTCGGTTGGCTTCTCGTTCCGAGCGTGGGCATGTTGCCGAAATTAGTAGTAAGCGTCGACGGGCTCGCACTGAAGCGGGTGTCGAGCTGGTGGAAAAAGCGGGTTGTGAGCCGCAGCGGTTCGTGCGTGAGTTTCGTACGGATGGCGAAGAGCATGGTCTGGATGTTGGGTCTGTGTTGACAGTCAATCATCTGGCTGAAATTGCTCATGTCGATGTTATCGGGACCTCGAAGGGTCGTGGTACCGCCGGCGTCATGAAGCGGCACAATTTCTCCGGTCAGCGGGCCAGTCATGGTGTGAAGAAGGTTCACCGCCATGCGGGTTCGATCGGCCAGAGTGCGGATCCGAGTCGGGTTCTGAAGGGGACCCGGATGGCTGGTCAGTATGGCAACGCTCAGATTACCGTACGGAATCTGAAGGTTGTGAAGGTCATCGAAGAAGAAAATCTGATTCTGGTTGGCGGAGCTGTTCCTGGCCCTTCGGGCGGTTATGTGCTCGTGCGTCCGACCAATAAGAAAGACTAG
- the rplD gene encoding 50S ribosomal protein L4 — MISVPILNQQGSQVGSYDLDPADIAPGVNKQLLHDVVVMYEANRRVGTSATKSRSMVAGSTKKMYRQKGTGNARAGSKRSPIRRGGGHTFAKVPRDWGYRLPKKAVRLATRMALLSKFEDNQVCLVDEFSLSAPKTKEVVTAFKSLKLESAKTLFAIEGYNADLWKASRNIEGLLVRPISELNAYDLLHQRMLLITKSALDALRESKAKSEEQEAVTA; from the coding sequence ATGATTTCAGTGCCAATCTTAAATCAGCAGGGTTCCCAGGTCGGGTCATATGATCTCGATCCGGCTGACATCGCACCGGGCGTCAACAAGCAGTTGTTGCACGATGTGGTTGTGATGTACGAGGCGAATCGTCGCGTCGGGACCTCGGCAACCAAGTCTCGCAGCATGGTTGCTGGTTCGACCAAAAAGATGTACCGCCAGAAGGGAACGGGTAACGCCCGTGCCGGCAGCAAGCGTTCTCCGATTCGTCGAGGTGGTGGGCACACGTTCGCCAAGGTGCCTCGCGACTGGGGTTACCGTCTGCCGAAGAAGGCTGTGCGTCTGGCAACCCGGATGGCGCTGCTGAGTAAGTTTGAAGACAATCAGGTCTGCCTGGTCGACGAGTTCTCTCTGTCGGCTCCGAAGACCAAAGAAGTGGTGACGGCGTTCAAGTCGCTGAAGCTCGAGTCGGCCAAGACGCTGTTCGCGATCGAGGGCTACAACGCAGATCTGTGGAAGGCTTCTCGGAATATCGAGGGTCTCCTGGTGCGTCCGATTTCTGAGCTGAATGCCTACGATCTGCTGCATCAGCGGATGCTGTTGATCACGAAGTCCGCACTCGATGCTCTTCGTGAGTCGAAGGCGAAGAGTGAAGAACAGGAAGCCGTCACGGCCTGA
- the rplW gene encoding 50S ribosomal protein L23 encodes MSANSGSGLQLEPYQIVLKPLVTEKNTHLAERDNVYAFKVHPQSTKTDIRKAVEALWDVKVTKVRTQNRKGKPRRTRAGMTHTQDWKKAIVELDPESRISYF; translated from the coding sequence ATGTCTGCAAATTCAGGTTCGGGGCTACAGCTTGAGCCGTATCAGATTGTGCTCAAGCCGTTGGTGACGGAAAAGAACACACATCTTGCAGAGCGTGACAATGTCTACGCCTTCAAGGTTCATCCGCAGTCGACGAAAACGGATATCCGCAAGGCTGTTGAAGCTCTCTGGGATGTCAAGGTGACCAAGGTTCGTACTCAGAACCGCAAAGGGAAGCCTCGTCGTACACGTGCCGGTATGACGCACACTCAGGATTGGAAGAAGGCAATTGTCGAGCTCGATCCGGAAAGTCGGATCAGCTACTTCTAG
- the rplB gene encoding 50S ribosomal protein L2, whose translation MGIRQYKPTSPGRRNASVSDFADITDKKKKPEKSLLVRLKKHGGRNNEGKITVRHRGGGHRKMYRVIDFKRKRDGVTAEVISVEYDPNRSSRIALLQYEDGEKTYILAPVGLKAGDKLENGPKADPKVGNCLPLANIPAGTEIHNIEMQPGRGGQLCRGAGTAAVMNATEGGWAQITLPSGEVRRLPSAARATIGRIGNTDHSKVVLGKAGRKRWKGRRPHVRGTAMNPVAHPMGGGEGRNSGGRHPCSPTGKLAKGGRTRKRRKASTRAIVRRRKSRRYGQLK comes from the coding sequence ATGGGAATTCGACAATACAAGCCGACGAGTCCAGGGCGCCGCAACGCGTCCGTCAGCGACTTTGCGGATATTACCGATAAGAAAAAGAAGCCTGAGAAGTCGCTGCTGGTCCGTCTGAAGAAGCACGGTGGCCGCAATAACGAAGGCAAGATCACGGTTCGTCATCGTGGCGGCGGGCATCGCAAGATGTACCGCGTGATCGATTTCAAGCGGAAGCGGGATGGCGTTACGGCTGAAGTGATTTCGGTCGAGTACGATCCCAACCGCTCGTCTCGCATTGCCCTGTTGCAGTACGAAGACGGTGAGAAGACATATATCCTGGCTCCGGTCGGCCTGAAGGCTGGCGACAAGCTGGAGAATGGTCCGAAGGCGGATCCGAAAGTCGGTAACTGTCTGCCGCTGGCCAATATTCCGGCTGGAACCGAAATTCATAACATCGAAATGCAGCCCGGGCGTGGCGGACAGCTCTGTCGCGGTGCGGGTACGGCAGCGGTGATGAATGCGACGGAAGGTGGCTGGGCTCAGATCACATTGCCGTCGGGTGAAGTTCGTCGTCTGCCGAGTGCGGCTCGGGCGACGATCGGTCGGATCGGTAATACAGATCACAGCAAGGTCGTTCTGGGTAAGGCTGGTCGTAAGCGATGGAAGGGGCGTCGGCCTCACGTTCGCGGTACTGCCATGAACCCGGTTGCTCACCCGATGGGTGGGGGTGAAGGTCGGAACTCCGGGGGTCGTCATCCCTGTAGTCCCACTGGAAAGCTGGCCAAGGGAGGTCGGACCCGTAAGCGTCGTAAGGCATCGACGCGGGCCATCGTTCGCCGCCGCAAGTCACGTCGTTACGGTCAGTTGAAGTAA
- the rpsS gene encoding 30S ribosomal protein S19 gives MGRSLKKGPYVDHNLLEKIARLDEAGRKEPIKTWARSSTIAPEFIGHTFLVHNGRVHINVYVTEEMVGHKLGEFSLSRTFRGHGAKGKR, from the coding sequence ATGGGACGTTCCCTGAAAAAGGGTCCTTATGTGGACCACAACCTGTTGGAGAAGATTGCTCGTCTCGACGAGGCTGGTCGGAAAGAACCGATCAAGACCTGGGCTCGCAGCTCGACAATCGCTCCGGAGTTCATTGGCCACACTTTCCTCGTTCACAACGGGCGTGTCCACATCAATGTGTATGTGACGGAAGAAATGGTCGGTCACAAGCTGGGTGAGTTCTCCCTGTCGCGGACCTTCCGGGGACACGGAGCCAAGGGTAAACGATAG
- the rplV gene encoding 50S ribosomal protein L22, which yields MSKIKASHRFARMSPTKVRHFARLVQGMTASQGLEQLKFMPNRGARMLERVLQSAVANAEDRGARNGGSLTIAEARVDMGPSFKRVWPRGRGRADFLQKKFCHIHVALEAPELG from the coding sequence ATGTCAAAGATCAAAGCATCACATCGGTTTGCCAGAATGTCACCGACGAAGGTGCGTCACTTCGCCCGCCTGGTGCAGGGGATGACGGCCAGTCAGGGCCTCGAGCAGCTGAAGTTCATGCCCAACCGAGGTGCTCGGATGCTGGAACGCGTGCTGCAGAGTGCAGTCGCCAACGCAGAAGATCGCGGTGCCCGTAATGGCGGTTCGCTGACGATTGCCGAAGCCCGTGTTGATATGGGTCCGAGCTTCAAGCGAGTCTGGCCACGTGGACGCGGTCGGGCGGACTTCCTGCAGAAGAAGTTCTGTCACATTCATGTGGCACTCGAAGCTCCGGAACTGGGCTAA
- the rpsC gene encoding 30S ribosomal protein S3: MGQKTRPTGFRVGIVEDWRSRWYSPKREFGTLLVEDVKIRKYIKSRYGFAAIAKIEIERTRDHVNVNLYSARPGVIIGRKGSEIDNLKAQLEELTGRRMEIKIVELNNASKSAILVAEDIAQQLEKRGSFRRALKRSLDQVMEAGAYGCKIELAGRLGGAEMSRKEKGIRGSIPLSTLQRHVDYGFTTAKTAQGIIGIKVWIDHGNYSDEESNNGADAQAGQASKKPKRSHKR, translated from the coding sequence ATGGGACAAAAAACACGACCCACCGGATTTCGCGTCGGCATTGTCGAAGATTGGCGGAGTCGCTGGTACTCACCGAAGCGTGAGTTCGGCACCCTGCTGGTTGAAGACGTGAAGATCCGGAAGTACATCAAATCACGGTATGGCTTCGCCGCCATCGCCAAGATTGAGATTGAACGAACGCGTGACCACGTGAACGTCAATCTTTACTCGGCTCGTCCCGGTGTGATCATCGGACGGAAGGGTTCGGAAATCGATAACCTGAAGGCCCAGCTCGAAGAGCTGACCGGACGCCGGATGGAGATCAAGATCGTCGAACTCAACAACGCCAGTAAGAGTGCGATTCTGGTGGCTGAAGATATCGCCCAGCAGCTTGAGAAGCGTGGTAGCTTCCGTCGGGCTCTGAAGCGATCACTGGACCAGGTGATGGAAGCCGGCGCTTACGGTTGCAAGATCGAGCTGGCCGGCCGACTCGGCGGGGCGGAAATGTCACGCAAAGAAAAGGGGATTCGAGGTTCGATCCCGCTTTCGACGCTCCAGCGTCATGTCGATTATGGTTTCACGACCGCAAAGACAGCGCAGGGCATCATCGGAATTAAAGTCTGGATCGACCACGGTAATTATTCTGACGAGGAGTCAAACAATGGCGCTGATGCCCAAGCGGGTCAAGCATCGAAAAAGCCAAAGAGGTCGCATAAAAGGTAA
- the rplP gene encoding 50S ribosomal protein L16 — protein sequence MALMPKRVKHRKSQRGRIKGNATRGNTLAFGDWGLQALEPGTITGKTIEACRIAAMQYIRGEGKLYIRVFPHKPVTARPLETRMGKGKGEPDRWVAVVKPGTVLFEIAGASHDAARDCFARVAHKLPMKVRLLARQHGTH from the coding sequence ATGGCGCTGATGCCCAAGCGGGTCAAGCATCGAAAAAGCCAAAGAGGTCGCATAAAAGGTAACGCGACTCGCGGCAATACCCTGGCCTTTGGCGATTGGGGCTTGCAGGCGCTGGAACCAGGCACGATCACCGGTAAGACGATCGAAGCCTGTCGTATCGCAGCAATGCAGTACATTCGCGGTGAAGGTAAGTTGTATATCCGGGTCTTTCCACATAAGCCCGTGACCGCTCGTCCACTCGAAACCCGAATGGGTAAGGGTAAAGGGGAGCCGGATCGCTGGGTGGCCGTGGTCAAACCTGGTACGGTGCTGTTTGAAATTGCCGGCGCATCGCACGATGCTGCCCGGGACTGTTTTGCACGCGTGGCTCATAAGCTGCCGATGAAAGTTCGGCTGCTGGCCCGCCAGCATGGAACTCATTAA
- the rpmC gene encoding 50S ribosomal protein L29 — protein sequence MSKASELREQNDEQLSFSLKQTQKDYFQLQFQSATEKLDTPSRMKELRREIARIKTIQREREIQNGQATT from the coding sequence ATGTCAAAAGCTTCCGAACTTCGCGAACAGAACGACGAGCAGCTGAGCTTCTCGCTGAAACAGACGCAGAAGGACTACTTTCAGTTGCAGTTCCAGTCGGCGACCGAGAAACTCGATACGCCGAGTCGGATGAAGGAACTGCGTCGGGAAATCGCCCGGATCAAGACGATTCAGCGCGAACGGGAAATTCAGAACGGCCAAGCCACTACCTGA
- the rpsQ gene encoding 30S ribosomal protein S17: MKKTLIGIVASDKMNKTRRVEVERLFAHPRYGKIVRRRTVCHVHDENNESKEGDRVEIIESRPLSRLKRWELVRVVEVATDPMAALADETENANK, from the coding sequence ATGAAGAAGACACTTATCGGCATTGTTGCCAGCGACAAAATGAACAAGACGCGTCGCGTCGAAGTCGAACGTCTGTTCGCGCATCCGCGCTACGGCAAGATCGTTCGTCGGCGGACCGTTTGTCATGTCCACGATGAGAACAACGAGTCGAAGGAAGGGGACCGGGTCGAGATTATCGAATCCCGTCCGCTCTCCCGTCTCAAGCGTTGGGAACTGGTCCGCGTTGTCGAGGTTGCCACCGATCCGATGGCGGCTCTGGCTGATGAGACCGAGAACGCCAATAAATAA
- the rplN gene encoding 50S ribosomal protein L14, whose translation MIQMQTVLDVADNTGAKVARCIRVLGGTGRRTANVGDIIIVSIQKTLPGSPVKKGQVARAVIVRTRKSTRREDGSYVRFDHNAVVLVDKDGNPRGTRIFGAVARELRDRRFMKIVSLARDVF comes from the coding sequence ATGATTCAGATGCAGACAGTTCTTGATGTTGCGGATAATACCGGAGCCAAAGTGGCTCGCTGTATCCGCGTTCTGGGCGGAACCGGTCGCCGGACAGCCAACGTTGGCGATATCATTATCGTCAGTATTCAGAAGACACTGCCGGGTAGCCCGGTGAAAAAGGGGCAGGTCGCTCGGGCCGTCATCGTACGGACCAGGAAGTCGACCCGCCGTGAAGATGGCAGCTACGTGCGGTTCGACCACAACGCGGTCGTGCTGGTCGACAAAGACGGCAACCCGCGTGGTACTCGTATCTTTGGAGCCGTGGCTCGCGAACTTCGCGATCGCCGCTTCATGAAGATCGTGTCTCTCGCACGGGACGTGTTCTAG
- the rplX gene encoding 50S ribosomal protein L24 — MKIKKGDQVVVITGDDASSTPRQVLSVLVGGEKMLVQGVNQVYKHVKRGHPKSPSGGRLHMEMPIPSSNVMYYCESCSKPTRLGFKYDEQGAKERICKKCGASAGKISPPRDKHAASK, encoded by the coding sequence ATGAAGATCAAAAAAGGGGACCAGGTCGTCGTCATCACTGGAGATGACGCATCAAGCACGCCACGACAGGTGCTGTCGGTGCTCGTCGGCGGCGAGAAGATGCTTGTCCAAGGTGTGAACCAGGTCTACAAGCACGTGAAGCGTGGTCATCCGAAGTCGCCGTCCGGCGGTCGTCTCCACATGGAGATGCCGATTCCGAGCAGCAACGTGATGTATTACTGCGAATCCTGCTCGAAGCCGACCCGCCTGGGATTCAAGTACGACGAGCAGGGCGCCAAAGAGCGGATCTGCAAGAAGTGTGGAGCCAGTGCTGGCAAGATCAGCCCTCCCCGCGACAAGCATGCGGCATCCAAGTAA
- the rplE gene encoding 50S ribosomal protein L5 translates to MTRLLEKYRQEIIPAMQEEFGRKNIHSLPKLEKIVINMGVGKAIQDRKRLDEALEHLTLIAGQKPEITRAKKSIAGFKLREGMEIGCRVTLRGIRMYEFLDRLITLVLPRVRDFRGVKANAFDGNGNYSLGLSEQMVFPEVDADNAKFTQGLNISIVTSATNNDEARVLLTKFGFPFRKPAAATQA, encoded by the coding sequence GTGACCCGTCTACTGGAAAAATACCGTCAAGAGATCATTCCTGCGATGCAGGAAGAATTCGGTCGCAAGAATATCCATTCTCTGCCGAAGCTCGAAAAGATCGTCATCAACATGGGCGTCGGGAAAGCGATCCAGGATCGCAAGCGACTCGACGAAGCCCTCGAACACCTGACGTTGATTGCCGGTCAGAAGCCGGAAATCACGCGGGCCAAGAAGTCGATCGCCGGTTTCAAGTTGCGTGAAGGAATGGAAATCGGCTGCCGGGTGACGCTTCGCGGTATTCGGATGTACGAGTTCCTCGATCGACTGATCACACTGGTTTTGCCACGAGTTCGCGACTTCCGCGGCGTGAAGGCCAATGCCTTCGACGGCAACGGCAATTACAGCCTGGGACTGTCTGAACAGATGGTGTTCCCGGAAGTGGATGCCGACAATGCCAAGTTCACACAGGGGTTGAACATCTCCATCGTGACTTCGGCGACCAATAATGATGAAGCAAGAGTTCTGTTGACGAAGTTCGGGTTCCCGTTCCGGAAGCCGGCCGCTGCAACGCAAGCGTAA
- the rpsH gene encoding 30S ribosomal protein S8, whose product MMTDPVADMLTRIRNAIAIERPIVDIPTSKLKKAIADVLKREGYIWGFEEIEEQPQNVLRVQLKYGPNGEKVIQKIVRASKPGRRQYAGVSETPVIKQGMGICILSTNQGVLSNREAKAKGVGGEILCTVW is encoded by the coding sequence ATGATGACCGACCCGGTTGCCGACATGCTGACACGAATTCGCAACGCGATCGCCATCGAGCGACCGATCGTCGATATTCCGACGTCCAAATTGAAGAAGGCCATCGCGGACGTGCTGAAGCGTGAAGGTTACATCTGGGGCTTCGAAGAAATCGAAGAACAGCCTCAGAACGTTCTGCGAGTCCAGCTGAAATACGGCCCGAATGGCGAAAAAGTGATCCAGAAGATCGTCCGCGCCAGCAAGCCGGGACGTCGTCAGTACGCCGGCGTGAGCGAGACGCCAGTGATTAAGCAGGGGATGGGGATCTGCATCCTTTCCACCAACCAGGGCGTGCTCAGCAATCGCGAAGCAAAAGCGAAGGGCGTGGGCGGAGAAATTCTCTGCACCGTGTGGTAA
- the rplF gene encoding 50S ribosomal protein L6 yields MSRIGNKPVPIPSNVEVTQSGRTVTVKGPAGTLKVEHHPGVSVSINSDPAQIEVQRPDDERQSRALHGLTRALLNNMVAGVVTPFERRLEVVGVGYQASMQGQFLSLQVGFANTIKLPIPQGVTCELPSATLIILKSADKHAVGQFAANIRRVRPPEPYKGKGIRYQGEQIRRKAGKAFAK; encoded by the coding sequence ATGTCTCGTATTGGAAATAAACCGGTTCCGATTCCCTCGAATGTCGAGGTGACTCAGTCGGGTCGCACCGTGACCGTCAAAGGTCCGGCAGGAACCCTGAAGGTCGAGCATCACCCCGGCGTTTCGGTGTCGATTAACTCGGATCCGGCTCAGATCGAAGTGCAGCGTCCTGACGATGAGCGTCAGAGTCGTGCACTGCATGGTTTGACACGCGCTCTGCTCAATAATATGGTGGCGGGAGTCGTGACTCCGTTCGAACGTCGTCTGGAAGTAGTCGGCGTCGGTTATCAGGCTTCCATGCAGGGTCAGTTCCTGTCTCTGCAGGTCGGCTTTGCCAATACGATCAAACTGCCGATTCCGCAAGGCGTGACCTGCGAGTTGCCCTCCGCGACGCTGATCATCCTGAAAAGTGCGGACAAGCATGCCGTCGGACAGTTCGCGGCCAACATTCGTCGCGTTCGTCCTCCTGAGCCTTACAAGGGTAAAGGGATTCGGTACCAGGGTGAGCAGATTCGCCGTAAGGCCGGTAAGGCCTTCGCGAAGTAG
- the rplR gene encoding 50S ribosomal protein L18: MKIQKRVTKRRERRAFRVRNRIRSAGRLRLSVFRSNRHMYAQIIDDIEGKTLVSASTMEGAVAGPSKYAGNIEAAEKIGKLLAERAQEKGITEVAFDRGDYRYHGRVKALADAAREGGLQF, encoded by the coding sequence ATGAAGATTCAAAAACGAGTTACCAAGCGTCGTGAGCGGCGTGCTTTCCGCGTCCGGAACCGGATTCGTTCGGCTGGACGTCTGCGTCTGTCGGTGTTCCGCAGCAATCGCCATATGTACGCCCAGATTATCGATGACATCGAGGGCAAGACACTGGTTTCAGCCAGTACGATGGAAGGCGCTGTCGCCGGGCCGAGCAAGTACGCTGGCAACATTGAAGCCGCTGAGAAGATCGGCAAGCTCCTGGCTGAGCGGGCTCAGGAAAAAGGAATTACGGAAGTGGCTTTCGATCGCGGTGACTATCGTTACCACGGTCGGGTGAAAGCGCTCGCCGATGCGGCTCGCGAAGGCGGTCTGCAGTTCTAG
- the rpsE gene encoding 30S ribosomal protein S5 codes for MATEARSDSQEQVVQIRRCSCVVKGGRRFSFAAMVVVGNHNGEVGWGYGKGNEVPTSVEKAVKDAGRHKVRIQLDGATIPHEVEGRFGSARVLLLPANPGTGVIAGASVRAVVESVGLKDILTKVRGSTNPINVVKATFDALSKLRTREDFSRLRGVDV; via the coding sequence TTGGCTACGGAAGCAAGGTCAGACTCACAGGAGCAGGTGGTCCAGATTCGACGCTGTTCCTGCGTGGTTAAAGGGGGACGCCGTTTCAGCTTCGCGGCCATGGTCGTGGTTGGCAATCACAACGGTGAAGTCGGTTGGGGTTACGGCAAGGGCAACGAAGTTCCGACTTCGGTTGAGAAAGCCGTGAAAGACGCCGGGCGTCATAAGGTCCGGATTCAACTGGATGGTGCGACCATTCCTCACGAAGTTGAAGGTCGTTTCGGCTCGGCTCGTGTCCTGCTGCTGCCGGCTAACCCGGGTACCGGTGTTATTGCTGGGGCGAGTGTGCGTGCGGTTGTCGAATCTGTTGGTCTGAAAGACATTCTGACCAAGGTTCGCGGCTCGACCAATCCGATTAACGTCGTAAAGGCAACTTTCGACGCTTTGTCCAAACTGCGGACCCGTGAAGATTTCTCCCGCCTGCGTGGCGTGGATGTCTAA
- the rplO gene encoding 50S ribosomal protein L15 produces MIIDDVHRDIHKNKKRKRIGRGVGSGHGKTAGRGHKGYYSRGGSASRRGFEGGQTPIFMRVAKRGFNNTAFADVVAIVNLKDLESNFQDGDDVTLESLKKKGLIHGRFDAVKVLGNGELTKKLNVQVHRYSASAEAAITSAGGKVEPIV; encoded by the coding sequence ATGATTATCGATGACGTCCATCGCGACATTCATAAGAACAAGAAGCGGAAGCGGATCGGCCGTGGTGTCGGTTCGGGACACGGTAAGACTGCCGGTCGCGGACACAAAGGCTACTACAGCCGTGGTGGTTCCGCCTCCCGTCGTGGCTTCGAAGGGGGCCAGACGCCGATCTTCATGCGAGTCGCCAAGCGTGGTTTCAATAACACCGCTTTCGCTGACGTTGTAGCCATCGTCAACCTGAAAGATCTGGAGAGCAACTTCCAGGATGGGGACGACGTGACGCTGGAGTCGCTGAAGAAGAAGGGGCTGATTCACGGTCGCTTCGATGCCGTCAAGGTGCTCGGCAATGGCGAACTGACCAAGAAGCTCAACGTTCAGGTTCATCGTTATTCGGCATCAGCCGAAGCAGCGATCACCTCCGCTGGCGGTAAGGTCGAACCGATCGTCTAA
- the secY gene encoding preprotein translocase subunit SecY: MFGKLITLFRIPELRNKILLTIGLLAVYRLGFWIPLPFIDQELFAQQMEKLQQGSSGFGQVIQMVSLFSASNLGNSTIFGLGIMPYISASIIFQLMGSVYPPLEQLQKEGESGRKKINEYTRYATVVICLLQSFFWIRAISGGFGAEGAGMIMREYDWWLCHMIGALIMTAGTIFLMWLGEQIDEYGIGNGISLLIMAGILAQMPTSMYEYLQPAFENGIRAGTDTGIDKLILLLGLFIAVVIGVIAMTQGQRRIPIQSAKHVRGRRVMGGQRQYLPLRVNQAGVMPIIFASSLLMFPYFLFSQASGIWPGSLTLKTLASAFGSGRGFLYNMCYVALIYFFCYFWTAITFNPKDMANNLKDYGSFIPGYRPGTRTATYLEQVMVRITFVGAGFLALVAIIPTIVARWMNIPFMLASFYGGTGLLIVVSVALDLVQKIDSHLVMRNYSGMLEADEKA, translated from the coding sequence ATGTTTGGAAAGTTGATTACACTGTTTCGCATCCCTGAACTGCGAAACAAGATTCTGCTGACGATCGGCCTGCTCGCTGTCTACCGCCTCGGATTCTGGATTCCGCTGCCGTTCATCGATCAGGAACTGTTCGCACAACAGATGGAGAAGCTGCAGCAGGGAAGTTCGGGGTTCGGCCAGGTCATTCAGATGGTCTCGCTGTTCTCAGCTTCGAACCTGGGCAACTCGACGATCTTCGGTCTGGGGATCATGCCTTATATTTCCGCCTCGATTATCTTCCAGCTGATGGGGTCGGTGTATCCACCGCTCGAACAGCTGCAGAAAGAAGGGGAATCGGGCCGCAAGAAGATCAACGAATATACGCGATACGCAACGGTGGTGATCTGTCTGTTGCAAAGCTTCTTCTGGATCCGAGCCATCTCCGGTGGCTTTGGGGCGGAAGGGGCCGGGATGATCATGAGAGAGTACGACTGGTGGCTTTGCCATATGATCGGGGCTTTGATCATGACGGCCGGTACCATCTTCCTGATGTGGCTCGGTGAGCAGATCGACGAGTACGGAATTGGTAACGGGATCAGTCTGCTGATTATGGCCGGGATTCTGGCACAGATGCCAACGTCGATGTACGAATACCTTCAGCCCGCTTTCGAGAACGGCATTCGAGCCGGGACCGATACCGGGATTGATAAGCTGATTCTGCTGCTGGGACTGTTCATCGCCGTGGTGATCGGTGTCATCGCCATGACGCAGGGGCAGCGTCGAATTCCGATTCAGAGTGCGAAGCACGTCCGCGGTCGCCGCGTGATGGGTGGTCAGCGTCAGTATCTACCGCTGCGAGTGAACCAGGCCGGCGTGATGCCGATCATCTTCGCTTCGAGCCTGCTGATGTTCCCGTACTTCCTGTTCAGTCAGGCCTCGGGAATCTGGCCGGGCTCGCTGACGCTGAAGACGCTGGCCAGTGCCTTTGGCTCCGGTCGCGGCTTCCTCTACAATATGTGTTATGTCGCTCTGATTTACTTCTTCTGCTACTTCTGGACCGCTATTACCTTCAATCCGAAGGACATGGCCAACAACCTGAAGGACTACGGCAGCTTTATCCCGGGTTACCGTCCGGGAACACGGACCGCGACTTACCTGGAGCAGGTGATGGTTCGGATCACGTTCGTCGGAGCCGGCTTCCTGGCTCTGGTGGCGATCATTCCGACCATCGTGGCCCGCTGGATGAACATTCCGTTCATGCTGGCCAGCTTCTACGGGGGAACGGGACTGCTGATCGTGGTTTCGGTCGCGCTCGACCTGGTGCAGAAGATCGACAGCCATCTGGTGATGCGAAACTATTCAGGAATGCTGGAAGCCGATGAGAAGGCTTAA